Below is a window of Pseudomonas eucalypticola DNA.
AGATCACCGTGCGGTCCTGGTTGAGGAACACCCGGTGCTGCAGGTGGTATTTCACCGCCTTGGACAGGGCCACGGTTTCAGTGTCGCGGCCGATGGCCACCAGGTCGTCGGGCAGGTAGGCGTGGTCCACGCGCTGAACTTCCTGCTCGATGATCGGGCCTTCGTCCAGGTCGCTGGTGACGTAGTGGGCCGTGGCGCCAATCAGTTTCACGCCGCGCTGGTAGGCCTGGTGGTAGGGCTTGGCGCCCTTGAAGCCGGGCAGGAACGAGTGGTGGATGTTGATGGCCCGCCCCGACAGTTGCCGGCACAGGTCGTCGGACAGAATCTGCATGTACCGCGCCAGCACCACCAGGTCGGTGCGGGTGTCGTCCACTACCTTCATCAGCTCGGCTTCCTGCTGGGCCTTGGTGTCTTTGGTCACGGGCAGGTAGATGAAGCGAATGCCCTCGCGTTCGGCCATGGGCCGCAGTTCCAGGTGGTTCGAGACGATGGCGGTGATGGTCATGTCCATCTCGCCTTTGTGGTAGCGGTACAGCAGGTCGGTGAGGCAGTGGTCGAACTTGCTCACCATCAGAAGCACGCGCATGGGCTGGCTGTTGTCGTGCAGCTCCCAGTCCATGTCGAACTTGCCCGCCACGTCGACAAAGCCGGCCTTGAGCTGGGCGATATCCCCTGCATGGCCATCGTTGAAGCGGAACACCGCCCGCATGAAAAACCGCCCGCTCAGTTCGTCGTCGAACTGCGCCATCTCGCCGATGTAGCACGCGTTGCCCGCCAGGTACGACGTCACGGCGGCCACGATGCCCGACGTGGCTGGGCAGCTGATCTTGAGAATGAATTGGTGTTTTTCGTGTTGCATGGCTTGTCCTCGGAGAAGGTGGCGGCAGCGCATCGCAGGGCGAAAAGAAGCATTCCGCAGGAAATTGCCTGCGGGGAATAAAATATTCTTGGATGGGATTTATAGGGGAAAGCGAGGAGGGCGTCCAGAGGTTCTGGAAACTTTTTTAACTGACAGGAATTTTTTGCTTTTTCGGCGCTTGTGGATCGGGCGAAGCTCGGAAAGAAAACCCCACGGTCTGGCTGTAGATCAGCGGTGTTCTTTTCCCGAGCTTCGCCCGGTCCCACAGAGGGGGGCGGCGGTGTGCCGGCTAGGGGGTGTCGGTGCCGTAATTCATGATCGACAACAGCTTGATCGGCACCTGCACCAATTGCTCGGGGCCATGGGGTATCTCGCCATCGAAGGTCAGGCTGTCACCCGCCTCCATGCGGTACAGCTGGTTGCCGTGCCGGTAAATCAGTTCGCCTTCCAACAGGTGCAGAAACTCGGTACCCGGGTGCGAGAAGGTCGGGAACTCCTCGCTGGCGTCGTCCATGCTGACCATGTACGCCTCGAAGCTCTTCTTCGGCCCGCGAGTATGGTTAAGCAAGTGGTAGGTGTGGCCCTTCTCGGTGCCCCGGCGTACCACCTCCAGGCCTTCATCGGCCTTGACCAGCAGCGCGCTGCTGCCTTGCTGGTCGTATTGGCTGAAGAGCTTGGACATGGGCATGCCCAGCACATCGCACAGGCGGCTGAGGGTGTCGAGGCTGGTGGACACCTGGGCGTTCTCGATCTTGCTCAGCATGCCCTGGCTGATGCCGGCGATACGCGCTACATCCGCCAGTTTGAGTTCCTGCGCCTGGCGCTGGCGCTTGATCTGCATCCCCAGGTATTGCTCGAGCTTGAGGCGGGGTTGGGGCTCGATAGGCATATTCATAAAGGCCTGCACGGTTTCTGTTCGTTAATAATAGTTTCGCACCAGGAATGTGCAAAAAGGGGAGCGCCGCCGTTCGGCGTTTGCTGGTATTCCCCACGGGAAAACTATATTCCCATATAGACAGCGCAAAAAGCTTCTTTTTACCGGCTTGCTCCTCGCCCTGGAAAACTGGCAAGCCACTTGCATTCCCATTGGGAAAGTAAGTTTCTTTAGCGGAATAAACGATCAGCCAGCCAGTTGCGAGGAGTGAAGTGCACATGTTGCCAGAAGAAACCCAGCGCATTATCGAGCAGCACGGGATCAAGTACGTGCTGGCGCAGTTCGTCGATATCCACGGTGCCGCCAAGACCAAGTCGGTACCGGTGTGTGGCCTCAAGACCGTGGCCGAGGAAGGCGCGGGTTTCGCCGGCTTCGCCATCTGCGGCATGGGCATGGAACCCCACGGCCCGGACTTCATGGCCCGTGGCGACCTGTCCACCCTGACCCCGGTGCCATGGCAGCCAGGCTACGGCCGGGTGGTGTGCATCGGCCACGTGGAAGGCAAGCCTCACCCCTATGACAGCCGCTATGTACTGCAACAGCAAGTGCAGCGCCTGGCTGACAAAGGCTGGACCCTGAACACCGGCCTGGAGCCGGAATTCAACCTGATGCGCCGCGACGCCAGCGGCAAGTTGCAACTGGTGGACGCCAGCGACAACCTCGACAAGCCTTGCTACGACTATAAGGGCCTGTCCCGCTCGCGCGAGTTCCTGGAGCGCTTGACCGAAGCGTTGCAGAAAGTCGATTTCGAGATCTACCAGATCGACCATGAGGACGCCAACGGCCAGTTCGAGATCAACTACACCTACAGCGACGCCATGACCTCGGCCGACCGCTTCACCTTCTTCCGCATGGCCGCCGGCGAGATCGCCAACGACCTGGGCATGATCTGCTCGTTCATGCCCAAGCCGGACCCCAAGCGCGCCGGCAATGGCATGCACTTTCACCTGTCCATCGCCAGCGCCGACAACAAGAACCTCTTCCACGACGCCAGTGATCCCAGCGGCATGGGCCTGTCGAAGCTGGCCTACCACTTCGCCGCAGGCCTGCTGGCCCACGGCCCGGCGCTGTGTGCCTTTGCTGCGCCCACGGTCAACTCCTACAAGCGCCTGGTGGTGGGCAACTCGTTGTCCGGCGCAACCTGGGCGCCGGCCTTCATTGCCTTCGGTTCCAACAACCGTTCGGCCATGGTCCGCGTGCCTTACGGCCGCCTGGAATTTCGCCTGCCGGATGCCGGGTGCAACCCGTACCTGGTCACCGCCGCCATCATTGCCGCTGGCCTGGACGGCATCGACCGCCAGTTGATGCCCGACCAGGTGTGCAACGAAAACCTCTACAAGCTGAGCCTGGAAGAAATCGCCGCGCGCGGCATCAAGACCTTGCCGCAGTCGCTGAAGGAAGCCTGCGACGCGCTGGAAGCCGACCCGTTGTTCAGCGAGGTGCTGGGCCAGGAAATCGTCGGCGAGTTCATCAAGCTCAAGCGCATGGAGTGGGTGGAATACAGCCGCCACGTCTCCGACTGGGAGATCCAGCGCTACACCGAATTCTTTTGATTCTTTCCCTTCAATAAAGCGCTGGCGGCGCCTGTGCCGCACAGTGAAGGAGACCTGTTATGTGTGGAATCGTGGGGCTGTACCTGAAGAACCCGCAACTCGAAGCCCAGCTGGGCAAGCTGTTTGAACCCATGCTGGAGGCCATGACCGACCGCGGCCCGGACAGCGCCGGCTTTGCCATCTACGGCGACGAAGTGGCCGATGGCTGGGTCAAGCTGACCTTGCAGAGCACCACCGACGGTTTCGATTTTCACGCGCTGATGAGCGCCCTTGAAGGGCAGTTGGGTTGCTCGCTGGACTGGTTCCAGAACGCTACCGCCGCCGTGCTCAAGGTCAACACCGACGAGGCCAGCGTCCGCGCCGCCCTGGCCGAGCTGGCGCCTGAACTGCGCATCATGAGTGCCGGGCAGAGCATCGAAATCCTCAAGGGCATGGGCCTGCCACGGGAAATTTCCCAACGTTTCGGCCTGGCCGGCATGAAGGGCAGCCACATCATCGGCCATACCCGCATGGCCACCGAAAGCGCGGTGACCATGGAAGGCAGTCACCCGTTTTCCACCGGTGCCGACTTGTGCCTGGTGCACAACGGCTCGCTGTCCAACCACTTCCGCCTGCGCCAGGAACTCAAGCGCGAAGGCATCACGTTCGAGACCGACAACGACACCGAAGTGGCGGCCGGTTACCTCACCTGGCGCCTGCAGCAAGGCGACTCGCTGAAAGAAGCGCTGGATAACTCGCTGGAAAACCTCGACGGCTTCTACACCTTCGCCATCGGCACCCGCAACGGTTTCGCGGTGATCCGCGACCCGATCGCGTGCAAACCGGCCATCCTCGCCGAGACCGATGACTACGTGGCCATGGCCTCGGAGTATCAGGCGCTGTCGAGCCTGCCGGGCATCGAAAACGCGAAAATCTGGGAGCCGGCGCCGGCCACCCTTTACGTCTGGGAACGCGAGTCGGCCTAAGGAGCACGCACATGAAAACCATCGATCTTTCCATTGCCAGCGTGCGCGACCTCAACCAGGCGCTGCATGACCAGGTCAACAACGTTGAAGACCGCGAGTGGGTCGTCACCCATTCCAACGGAAAGCACAACCTCGCCGTGGGGGTGAACGAAGCGGTGTCCATCGATATCCAGGGCCATGCCGGCTATTACTGCGCGGGCATGAACCAGAAGGCCTCGATCACCGTGCATGGCAACGTCGGTGTCGGCTGCGCCGAGAACATGATGAGCGGCTATGTGCGGGTCAAGGGCAGCGCGTCCCAGGCGGCCGGTGCCACGGCCCATGGCGGCCTGCTGGTGATCGAAGGCGATGCCGGCGCGCGTTGCGGCATCTCCATGAAGGGCATCGACATTGTCGTCGGTGGCAGCATCGGCCACATGAGCT
It encodes the following:
- a CDS encoding protein glxC, producing the protein MKTIDLSIASVRDLNQALHDQVNNVEDREWVVTHSNGKHNLAVGVNEAVSIDIQGHAGYYCAGMNQKASITVHGNVGVGCAENMMSGYVRVKGSASQAAGATAHGGLLVIEGDAGARCGISMKGIDIVVGGSIGHMSCFMGQAGRLVVCGDAGDALGDSLYETHIYVKGKVESLGSDCIEKEMRAEHLEELQELLNRAGFAHQASDFKRYGSARQLYNFKVDNASAY
- a CDS encoding class II glutamine amidotransferase → MCGIVGLYLKNPQLEAQLGKLFEPMLEAMTDRGPDSAGFAIYGDEVADGWVKLTLQSTTDGFDFHALMSALEGQLGCSLDWFQNATAAVLKVNTDEASVRAALAELAPELRIMSAGQSIEILKGMGLPREISQRFGLAGMKGSHIIGHTRMATESAVTMEGSHPFSTGADLCLVHNGSLSNHFRLRQELKREGITFETDNDTEVAAGYLTWRLQQGDSLKEALDNSLENLDGFYTFAIGTRNGFAVIRDPIACKPAILAETDDYVAMASEYQALSSLPGIENAKIWEPAPATLYVWERESA
- the glnT gene encoding type III glutamate--ammonia ligase, whose protein sequence is MLPEETQRIIEQHGIKYVLAQFVDIHGAAKTKSVPVCGLKTVAEEGAGFAGFAICGMGMEPHGPDFMARGDLSTLTPVPWQPGYGRVVCIGHVEGKPHPYDSRYVLQQQVQRLADKGWTLNTGLEPEFNLMRRDASGKLQLVDASDNLDKPCYDYKGLSRSREFLERLTEALQKVDFEIYQIDHEDANGQFEINYTYSDAMTSADRFTFFRMAAGEIANDLGMICSFMPKPDPKRAGNGMHFHLSIASADNKNLFHDASDPSGMGLSKLAYHFAAGLLAHGPALCAFAAPTVNSYKRLVVGNSLSGATWAPAFIAFGSNNRSAMVRVPYGRLEFRLPDAGCNPYLVTAAIIAAGLDGIDRQLMPDQVCNENLYKLSLEEIAARGIKTLPQSLKEACDALEADPLFSEVLGQEIVGEFIKLKRMEWVEYSRHVSDWEIQRYTEFF
- the purU gene encoding formyltetrahydrofolate deformylase, with the translated sequence MQHEKHQFILKISCPATSGIVAAVTSYLAGNACYIGEMAQFDDELSGRFFMRAVFRFNDGHAGDIAQLKAGFVDVAGKFDMDWELHDNSQPMRVLLMVSKFDHCLTDLLYRYHKGEMDMTITAIVSNHLELRPMAEREGIRFIYLPVTKDTKAQQEAELMKVVDDTRTDLVVLARYMQILSDDLCRQLSGRAINIHHSFLPGFKGAKPYHQAYQRGVKLIGATAHYVTSDLDEGPIIEQEVQRVDHAYLPDDLVAIGRDTETVALSKAVKYHLQHRVFLNQDRTVIFR
- a CDS encoding helix-turn-helix domain-containing protein; amino-acid sequence: MNMPIEPQPRLKLEQYLGMQIKRQRQAQELKLADVARIAGISQGMLSKIENAQVSTSLDTLSRLCDVLGMPMSKLFSQYDQQGSSALLVKADEGLEVVRRGTEKGHTYHLLNHTRGPKKSFEAYMVSMDDASEEFPTFSHPGTEFLHLLEGELIYRHGNQLYRMEAGDSLTFDGEIPHGPEQLVQVPIKLLSIMNYGTDTP